A single window of Colletotrichum higginsianum IMI 349063 chromosome 8, whole genome shotgun sequence DNA harbors:
- a CDS encoding Mitochondrial chaperone bcs1, whose product MSDISGLTKASIFSGAGGSTAKGLHDFLDRSAPGYGTLSRFFSTWLRLDLTTIILLISFGGEIPRALTGLQNLGAQIYWWITRFFTASISIGSKDKLNREVLNWLGAHVLTKKGTRILTARTEVIQNEAWYFRKPVQRDDLRHEKRIPVQYLPTFGTTWFVHKGGFFMVRRVPTRNLGSAYAGIPDEYSAAPEGNEPLVVMRLGRAIQPVKAFLDDCRIFADKQREAFITVRATKNEHHQISWDTTILRPIRTLETVHFDDKMKEELVADIETYLNHKTRRFYTERGIPYRRGYLFHGPPGTGKTSLSLALAGYFNLELYLLHIPSIRDDNDLENLFTALPPKCIVLLEDIDAIGIQRRKKVDSDDSASDDSSSDEDKDSHRSIGRCRCTLSGLLNVLDGVASQEGRIVLMTSNLAHKLDKALVRPGRIDKMVYMGKISSHSARGMFERMYRPQMSAEGAAALSEGDADLVKNQEEEFDVLSERFSRQVPDDIFTPAQLQGYLLRHRNSPDAAIDCLQAWITEEKAAMEEAQRRRKASAEQKSRRKKRKTLRKLRARRDSPSPITKREGNKVERVNGAEAETAKKDPKETANDVAEKHKSSQADVAKTGQVSNVKGSEAELKVTNGALDSRERATVGT is encoded by the coding sequence ATGAGCGACATCTCCGGGCTCACCAAAGCCTCGATCTtctcgggcgccggcggctcAACAGCCAAAGGGCTCCACGACTTTTTGGATCGCTCTGCTCCGGGCTACGGAACCTTGTCACGTTTCTTCTCGACCTGGCTCAGACTCGACCTTACCACGATCATTCTCCTCATCTCTTTCGGTGGCGAGATCCCCAGAGCGCTGACGGGCCTTCAGAATCTCGGTGCTCAGATCTACTGGTGGATCACGCGCTTCTTcacggcctcgatctcgatAGGGAGCAAAGACAAGCTCAACAGGGAGGTTCTCAACTGGCTGGGCGCCCACGTTCTCACCAAGAAGGGCACTCGCATCCTGACGGCGCGGACCGAGGTGATCCAGAACGAGGCGTGGTACTTTCGAAAACCGGTCCAGCGAGACGACCTGCGTCACGAGAAGAGGATTCCTGTCCAGTATCTGCCGACGTTTGGTACGACCTGGTTCGTGCACAAGGGTGGGTTCTTCATGGTGCGGCGTGTGCCGACTAGGAACCTCGGGTCTGCCTACGCCGGAATCCCCGATGAGTACTCTGCCGCTCCCGAAGGCAACGAGCCGCTGGTTGTGATGCGACTGGGGCGCGCGATCCAGCCTGTCAAGGCCTTTCTCGATGACTGCCGCATCTTCGCAGACAAGCAACGCGAGGCATTCATCACGGTCAGAGCGACGAAGAACGAGCACCACCAGATATCCTGGGACACAACCATCCTACGTCCGATACGAACGCTGGAAACGGTGCACTTTGACGAcaagatgaaggaggagcTCGTGGCTGACATAGAGACGTATCTCAACCACAAGACGAGGAGGTTTTACACCGAGAGGGGAATCCCTTACAGGAGAGGCTATCTCTTCCACGGACCGCCGGGCACAGGCAAGACGTCCTTGTCTCTCGCCCTTGCGGGCTacttcaacctcgagctGTATCTGCTGCACATCCCGAGCATCCGagacgacaacgacctgGAGAACCTCTTCACGGCGCTTCCCCCCAAATGCATCGTGCTGCTCGAGGACATTGACGCCATCGGGATCCAACGCCGGAAGAAGGTCGACTCGGACGATTCCGCGTCGgacgacagcagcagcgacgaggacaaggacagCCACAGGTCCATTGGAAGATGCCGCTGCACACTCTCGGGCCTGCTCAacgtcctcgacggggtCGCCTCCCAGGAGGGCCGCATCGTCCTGATGACTTCGAACCTGGCCCACAAACTGGACAAGGCCTTGGTCAGGCCGGGGCGGATCGACAAGATGGTATACATGGGGAAGATATCGAGCCACAGCGCCAGGGGCATGTTTGAGCGCATGTACCGGCCGCAGATGTCGGCTGAAGGTGCAGCAGCTCTTTCGGAGGGagacgccgacctcgtgaAGAACCAAGAAGAGGAATTCGATGTCCTCTCGGAAAGATTCAGCCGCCAAGTGCCAGACGACATCTTCACGCCAGCACAGCTGCAGGGCTACTTGCTCCGCCACCGGAACTCGCCAGACGCGGCCATCGACTGCCTCCAGGCGTGGATCacggaggagaaggccgccaTGGAGGAGGCGCAGCGACGGAGAAAGGCGTCGGCCGAGCAGAAatcaaggaggaagaagaggaaaacgTTGAGGAAGTTGAGGGCACGCAGGGACTCGCCGTCTCCGATCACAAAGAGAGAAGGGAACAAAGTAGAACGGGTCAACGGAGCAGAGGCTGAGACCGCGAAAAAGGACCCCAAAGAGACGGCCAACGACGTCGCTGAGAAGCACAAGAGCTCCCAGGCCGATGTGGCCAAGACCGGACAAGTGTCCAACGTCAAAGGCTCCGAAGCAGAGTTGAAGGTAACGAATGGTGCTTTAGACagtagagagagagcaaCGGTTGGCACGTAA
- a CDS encoding Glycoside hydrolase family 76 translates to MFMSPTLALPGALLLLGSLPSAAAELKIDTRNNIVDSARSLAKDAMTFYKGEEPGQIPGLLPGPPLYDDDGDYWWYQGASFWATYLDYWHLTGDDAYTDTIAKGMLHQTGPNNDYMPPNHTANIGNDDQCFWGTAALVAAEYGFPTVDGKATWIDLAKAVWATQASPDRHDETCNGGLRWQIPFSNVGYDVKNTASNACFFNMGARLGRFTGNATYSEWADKTWDWLSQVGLIDSENWAVYDGVRADNCTHMFTAQVSYNAAMLVQGAAFMYNNTNGSDVWRERTEKLTESLLETFFHNGTAFEVVCEGRKGTCAGDILWYKGYVHRWLSSATQLAPFLAGSVLPVLKTSADAAVKQCVSGSSGLTNRCGFYWAEGTFSDPQATDKTTGAGEAVNVLAAVSNLLISDARAPITEADDRAGGPKGTGQDGSPSAASGTASPAKPTVPSGAGCIGVDMGVSLLIGSLMTLTWAF, encoded by the exons ATGTTCATGTCCCCGACTCTGGCTCTGCCAGGAgctcttctgcttctgggCAGTTtgccctccgccgccgccgagctcaagATTGATACCCGCAACAACATTGTGGACTCTGCACGCTCACTCGCCAAGGACGCCATGACTTTCTACAAAGGTGAGGAACCCGGACAGATCCCGGGCTTGCTTCCGGGACCCCCGCTctacgacgacgatggcgactACTGGTGGTACCAAGGCGCCAGCTTCTGGGCCACCTATCTCGACTACTGGCACCTAACCGGGGATGACGCCTACACGGACACGATCGCCAAGGGAATGCTGCACCAGACGGGCCCGAACAACGACTATATGCCTCCCAACCATACGGCAAACATCGGCAACGATGATCAGTGTTTCTGGGGAACGGCCGCCTTGGTAGCCGCCGAGTACGGTTTCCCTACCGTGGACGGGAAAGCCACGTGGATCGATCTTGCAAAGGCCGTCTGGGCCACCCAGGCATCGCCGGACCGTCACGACGAGACGTGCAACGGTGGTCTCCGCTGGCAGATCCCCTTCTCCAACGTAGGCTACGACGTCAAGAACA CGGCTTCCAACGCGTGCTTCTTCAACATGGGAGCTCGTCTCGGCCGTTTCACCGGAAACGCCACCTACTCGGAGTGGGCCGACAAGACCTGGGACTGGCTTTCCCAGGTCGGCTTGATCGACAGCGAGAACTGGGCCGTGTACGACGGGGTTCGCGCCGATAACTGCACCCACATGTTCACGGCCCAAGTGTCTTACAACGCCGCCATGCTCGTCCAAGGCGCCGCGTTCATGTACAACAAC ACCAACGGCTCCGACGTCTGGCGCGAACGTACCGAGAAGCTCACCGAGTCTCTCCTGGAGACCTTCTTCCACAATGGAACCGCCTTCGAAGTCGTCTGCGAGGGCCGCAAGGGGACCTGCGCGGGAGACATCCTCTGGTACAAGGGCTACGTGCACCGCTGGCTGTCGTCCGCCACGCAGTTGGcccccttcctcgccggctcGGTCCTGCCCGTCCTCAAGACgtccgccgacgccgcggtcAAGCAGTGCGTGTCCGGCTCGTCGGGCCTCACGAACCGGTGCGGGTTCTACTGGGCCGAGGGGACGTTCTCGGACCCCCAGGCCACCGACAAGACCAcgggcgcgggcgaggcGGTGAATGTGCTCGCCGCGGTGTCTAACCTGCTCATCTCAGACGCCAGGGCACCGATCACCGAAGCTGACGACAGAGCCGGCGGTCCGAAAGGGACCGGCCAGGACGGCTCACCCAGCGCTGCTTCGgggacggcctcgccggcgaaACCAACCGTTCCCTCAGGGGCTGGGTGCATCGGAGTCGATATGGGCGTGTCTCTGTTGATTGGCTCTTTGATGACTTTGACATGGGCCTTCTAG